A stretch of Microcoleus sp. FACHB-68 DNA encodes these proteins:
- the hisS gene encoding histidine--tRNA ligase, whose product MGAIQALRGTRDILPEEIGYWQRVEFVARKILNSAAYREIRTPIFEDTALFERGIGEATDVVGKEMYTFNDKATPPRSLTLRPEGTAGVVRAFIQNSLYAQGGVQRLWYTGPMFRYENPQAGRQRQFHQIGVEVLGSADSRADAEVIALATDILQTLGLKNLRLSLNSVGNPEDRQRYRQALIDYLTPFKEALDPDSQDRLTRNPLRILDSKVERTQEIAKDAPSILDYLGDESRRHFDQVRQLLSDLGIAYELNPRLVRGLDYYTHTAFEIQSDDLGAQATVCGGGRYDGLVAELGGPQTPAVGWAIGMERLIILLQQLQTQTTPALDFYLVSRGDGAEAQGLTLAQKLRGAGFSVELDLSGSAFGKQFKRADRSGAKACLVLGDAEAESQTVQLKWLATGEQSSISQSDLLEKTEEWRSRLEG is encoded by the coding sequence ATGGGCGCAATTCAAGCATTAAGGGGAACGCGGGACATCCTGCCCGAAGAAATTGGCTATTGGCAGCGGGTCGAATTTGTGGCGCGAAAAATTTTGAACAGCGCCGCTTATCGGGAAATTCGCACTCCCATTTTTGAGGATACAGCGCTGTTTGAGCGGGGAATAGGGGAAGCCACAGATGTTGTGGGGAAGGAAATGTACACCTTCAACGACAAAGCGACTCCCCCCCGTTCCCTTACCCTGCGTCCCGAAGGAACTGCTGGCGTGGTGCGGGCTTTTATCCAAAATAGTCTCTACGCCCAAGGCGGCGTTCAGCGTCTTTGGTACACCGGCCCGATGTTTCGCTACGAAAACCCACAAGCAGGCCGGCAACGGCAATTTCATCAGATTGGGGTGGAGGTTTTAGGCAGCGCTGATTCCAGGGCGGATGCGGAGGTAATTGCGCTGGCAACTGACATTTTGCAAACCCTGGGACTGAAGAATCTGCGCCTATCCCTTAACTCTGTAGGAAATCCAGAAGACCGGCAGCGCTACCGGCAAGCTTTAATCGACTATTTAACACCCTTCAAAGAAGCCTTAGATCCGGATTCCCAAGACCGGCTGACTCGTAATCCTCTGCGAATTTTAGATAGTAAGGTGGAACGCACCCAAGAAATTGCCAAGGATGCACCCAGTATTTTGGATTATCTGGGTGATGAGTCGCGCCGGCACTTCGATCAGGTGCGACAGTTATTAAGCGATTTGGGAATTGCTTACGAACTCAATCCCCGGCTGGTGCGAGGGTTAGATTATTACACCCACACGGCATTTGAAATTCAGTCAGATGATTTAGGTGCTCAAGCCACGGTCTGCGGTGGTGGGCGCTATGATGGCTTGGTGGCCGAATTGGGTGGGCCACAAACACCGGCTGTCGGCTGGGCAATCGGGATGGAACGCTTGATTATCCTGCTGCAACAGTTGCAAACTCAGACGACACCGGCACTAGATTTTTATCTAGTTTCCAGAGGCGATGGCGCAGAAGCACAAGGCTTAACACTTGCTCAAAAGCTACGCGGTGCCGGCTTTAGTGTGGAATTAGACTTAAGCGGCAGTGCGTTTGGCAAGCAATTTAAACGGGCTGATCGCAGTGGGGCGAAGGCTTGTTTGGTGTTAGGCGATGCAGAGGCTGAGAGTCAGACTGTGCAGCTCAAGTGGTTGGCCACAGGAGAGCAAAGTTCGATCTCACAAAGCGACTTACTAGAAAAAACAGAAGAGTGGCGCAGCCGGCTGGAGGGGTAA